aataaaatatataggtttatgtttctaacatatgtttaaacaacaagctacaaaCTTCACAGTacctgtcaaaaaattatttttttcagtttgatcATGCTTGTTGTAAGCTATCAAAACACATGTAAATccataaaatacatacaaataaaatacactaAATATAATTGAGTAATCCGGATAAGTTGAAGGGTATTTTGTGGAGTTTAGTAGTGCTGCtctcatgaaattttatttaaaaaagcagcaagcagtttttggaaaaataaaatatataatatttatttatttccttcatcaatGAGTTATTTGTGCAACTGAAGGATGGAAGTTGTAGagaaaatgatacaaatttGCCAAGGCTTCCAATAACGTTTGAATAGGGATATATTTGTTATTCCTTTCCAATTATATCTTGCAGGATttgttatatttcttaaatcatttatttttttagttttaataaagttGCGAAATCGCTTCTCGGCTACAAGGAATATACTTTCGAATATTTCCTTGATACAGCAGCATAAAGATCTGCCGGTGTAATCTTTTAgatcaaggagttttgaatacAGACCAATATCATTAGtgtccaaaataacaaaactaagaTAATTcgaacaaaaaaactaatatgtctttatttggattaaaatatagcctgcaataaaattatagaaCATTAGTTTGTTGCTCAGACAACACAGTAGCGAAGGAGTTAGTTCTTGAAGAAAAGATGCAATATCCGCTTCgtcagatttatttatttcttctttcaaatCATCTAAGAAATCGTTTCCTTCATGAACTGACTTAGAGCAAATATTCTTAGATTGCTTTGGGCCACTAATGATGTTGGAGTTGGGCTCTTGTACCTAATAAGGCTGAATAAATTTTTCACGGCATCTTGAGTAAATCTTCCcgttaaaataaatgaaaatcctTCATCAAGGAGTTCCTTGTGCAACTGAAGGATAGAAGTTGTAGAGAAAATGATACAAGTTTGCCAGGGCTTCCTCAAAAACATCATTCAAATTAAATGTCTTCATTTTTCCTGTGCATTGTCCTCAGTGAGGGTAAAGGAAATCCTTGATCAAGAAGAGATTCATACCCTGACGAACCACAAGCAAATCTGAAAAGTAAGGCCTAAAAGAATCGTAAATTCATTCATtctattaatttgtttactttaatttttgatcttttttaactGTTGGACTTGACCAATTGATTTTCAAGTTCTTTCCTTTCTTGGACAAAATCTTTATTGATCGTCATTCAAGACCCCTTCAATATAGGCTTTTCGACAAAACTGCGCCTAAAACAAGAAATATGATAAAAGTATTACACCACTGTATCATTTCCAGATACCACCTTATAATCTTCCTTATTTGATGTAATCCAAATTGGAATTTGGATTACAAGCTGACTTAACTTAGGCTCAGTTCAACATTCCTTATATCCTAAAACTtccatattacaaaaataataatataacatctTATCGATAAGtttgtcaatttgaaatgaatgtTTCAGTACCTAATTtattgcagaaaaataattaaaaacccaagcacaaaaaaaaaaaaaaattaagatgacAGTTGAGAGAGgagaggaagattcaaaagtttatttttgtatatctaaGATTAAGAAATGTGGAAATCGAGTACACAATTCATTTACTTTTTGCGGGCATATGAACTCAGaatagtattataaatagtatgtATTTTTGAGCGGCGCTGATTTTTTGGATGGATAATCTGCagaatgaattatcttttacccaacatttgtcattattatttcaactctgagtagtgaatttattttccttctgtATTCATTGATATTCAAtgtctatttttatattcatgagTGCTCATAAATGTAGGAATTTAAGggaatttaaattagaattgtGAGCATCTTTGTAGACAGTAACCagacattcatattataattattagtgtaatagaataattatgtaacaattgttactccatctaaccaatttaaggaaccttatttaaaaaaaaaaaaatattaagaattgtcaatgtgatttcccgttCCATCCTTGGCCAGAGCAACCCTGGGTAACACTTAGCTAGTTATtagtaaaagagaaaaaaatactcatcaAGGAATAGAAGCAAAGCCTTCTATGTTTAGATATCCAGAGATATCCTAGACTGTATGTgagttaccttttttttttggtgagacTTATTATGTTtcgatatattaatttttttttttttttttaatgtgtttcaTGTCTTAGAAATCTCAACAATATTTTTGCCCACCAAGAAGctgtataaaaataaagcacgattttttttttgtagataacaAAAGAATAGTCTCATTTAGCAATAGTTCtcgttgtaataaaaaatttatttctaacaatattattaatataaatatattattatattttttgacttccGGAGACTCAATGCAAGCCTTCACTCAAGGTCTTACAATAAATTgcaaactaaagaacaaattgtcatgaaattttgatagaCTTTTGAAAGTTGGTACTAAATGCAGATGAGATGAGCTAgaaaattatagtatatatatatttgaaaacatgGGGGaatgatttacaatttttaatcttcaattGTTTCATTGTTGACCacacatttatctttattaattagtaCAAGTTGATTTGCTGCTTTAGTCCGAAATCAAAGTTCAATTATCATCCAAAGAGTATAGGGGTAAACAGCTGATTATACATTATGAGTTTTTATGCTTTCTTTCATCAAATAAGGTTTTTTCATGACTATACAgggcttttaaataaaatctacccCTCCTTGTGTAACTTGGGAACCAAATTTTGTCGTCATATCAGCTATTTTTAATCTTGCACAATatgtttacagaaaattaaaacaacattcaTCCATTAATTAAGGTATAATGGGAATCGATATTCAGATGTTTCATAGTTAggtgtatatttaataatcaagGACAAATCAGGAACCTTAACATCTGTTACAACATTGGGCTGACGATGCATTACATTCAGAAAACCCAGAAGAATTTGGAAAATTCGAGGAACCCCCAAAGATCTATTTCAGGGACGTGGAGGTCACAGGACTAATCCAGAAAAATCATGAATATAACATTAATAGAAAAGGTGTGGAACATCATTGTactgtttactttttatattttatttcttattttaatgtaGATATTAATAGTTTGTAAGCAACAGAGACACTTGAAAGAGTATTGTAATATCCCAAAACGGGCAAgtgtatatcttttttataatgtttaaaaaaaacacttttaatatgGTCATGCTATTTAATTAGTCCACGTGGCGAGTTTCTTACTgcttttatatacataacataacaTTCTACTTCCTAGCTTCCATGAGTCAGTAAAGTTTGAAATCTTACAATATGTGGagcaaaattttcattttatttactacatatgtattttttgtagctTCTCTCCCGACAGGTAATTAGTtacatatactttaatataatttcaaactgTTTATTGGTTCTGTGTTTAAGCACTGTATGATTCATGTGGATTTTCACCAGCAAAGGCATTGATGGGATGCAATCCGAGAAAGTCAAACAGAATTATTGATGGACTTCAAGTAGGAGAAGGAGAAATTCCATGGCAAGTAGATATTGTTGTTCGAGACAAGCCAGCTCTGGAACTAAAATATTTCTGCGGAGGATCATTACTTAGTGCATATTATGTTTTAACTGCTGCTCATTGCATAAAAGATAGAACCATCTCAGGAAAAAAGTATACTTCCGATCCTAAAACATCTTTTGTAAGTAATCATGTGAATTATGAGAAAGAACTCAATCCCAGACaaagcaaatttataaaacaaatttataactCGTTATATTTATCTGATTTTATCGATTACccctccctattttgaaaattgaaattttaggaGCTggcaaatgaaaataaagtgaTTCTtcaagcacttgtttttgcgaCTTTTGTTccttaaataaagttaaatcttttagaaatattatcaGTTATTATACATTCAATGATTATTAACAtgatttcccccccccccccttcccagGATTTCGACCTTTTTGTACATAtcttgtaataatatattaaacatggCCTACAACTATATTAATGGAGTTTTTGTTAACTGTAGCTTTATCTTGGAGGAAATAAAGAGCGGGAATCTGGCAAAAAATACGGATGTGCAAAGTTCATTGTACATccattatacaaaaaaactagaagatatgcaaaaaatgatattggtTTGATTCAAATAGATGGGGAGGTTACATTTACTCCTCTTATACAACCCATTTGTTTGCcctatgataaaaatgaaactattgaGCTGGAATCTTCAGTCGTAGGTATTACTGTGAATATTCGTTTGTAAACTATTACTTTAggtgtatattgtacatatagtGAGTGGATGGGGTCGACAAGATCCAGACAATAATTCTTACTTTCCCCATCTTATGAGAAcagatttatttgtaaaaaatttatcaagtaCAGAATGTCAAACTCGTTCAACAGGCCTCATTGATCCTAACACAATATTTTGTGTGAATAATTATCCTCATTCTACTTGTCAAGGAGATTCTGGTGGACCAGTTACACTCGAAAGAGATGGAAGATGCATGCTTGTGGGAGTAG
The nucleotide sequence above comes from Lepeophtheirus salmonis unplaced genomic scaffold, UVic_Lsal_1.4 unplaced_contig_5020_pilon, whole genome shotgun sequence. Encoded proteins:
- the LOC121131377 gene encoding chymotrypsin-like protease CTRL-1, which codes for MWSKIFILFTTYVFFVASLPTALYDSCGFSPAKALMGCNPRKSNRIIDGLQVGEGEIPWQVDIVVRDKPALELKYFCGGSLLSAYYVLTAAHCIKDRTISGKKYTSDPKTSFLYLGGNKERESGKKYGCAKFIVHPLYKKTRRYAKNDIGLIQIDGEVTFTPLIQPICLPYDKNETIELESSVVVSGWGRQDPDNNSYFPHLMRTDLFVKNLSSTECQTRSTGLIDPNTIFCVNNYPHSTCQGDSGGPVTLERDGRCMLVGVVKSGTKCGSRRIGSKHTRVSYYLDWIYQHISAACVEK